From one Streptococcus pneumoniae genomic stretch:
- the secE gene encoding preprotein translocase subunit SecE — MRFIADTFRVLRDTSWPTGKQSMKDFISVMEYTAFFVVIIYLFDILVSRGLINLLNIF, encoded by the coding sequence GTGAGATTTATTGCAGATACCTTCCGCGTGCTAAGAGATACCTCTTGGCCAACCGGAAAGCAAAGTATGAAGGATTTTATTTCCGTTATGGAATACACTGCCTTCTTTGTTGTGATTATTTACTTGTTTGACATCCTTGTATCACGAGGTTTGATCAACTTGCTCAATATTTTTTAA
- a CDS encoding DUF4767 domain-containing protein: MKRYGKGLAGLFLCVALLGACGQKEVVTEKETEKSASSSQEVSSSKEEQKPDKVEVQSSVAQPLWDQEKSAQLANFIEEWSRQMGQVGYTVDQDGIKMVDRIYSYGDNVESQKLDTQFSPTGEGAATYRIVEVYKNWNKFPDVHTYYFAITGDGKGLVFHSPTTNGGKVYVKPTENREIQAGFESILNGEKVSPAPSSVTSVDQKNLTIDQCSNWARAHRARYYGNPYSKDDFIASITTHTESPDGFVYIEVRENHNSPTMRAAGADASVSSALAIYRINQNGQLELQDISKGSFQVVADQYFE; this comes from the coding sequence ATGAAGCGTTATGGAAAAGGGCTAGCAGGTCTATTTTTATGTGTAGCCTTGTTAGGAGCTTGTGGACAAAAAGAGGTTGTCACAGAAAAAGAGACGGAAAAGAGCGCAAGTAGCAGCCAAGAAGTATCCTCTAGCAAAGAAGAGCAAAAACCAGACAAAGTAGAGGTTCAATCCTCAGTAGCGCAGCCCTTGTGGGACCAAGAAAAGTCTGCTCAGCTGGCAAACTTTATCGAAGAGTGGAGCAGGCAGATGGGTCAAGTCGGCTATACAGTGGATCAAGACGGGATTAAAATGGTGGATCGCATCTATTCCTATGGAGATAATGTGGAGTCTCAAAAGTTAGATACTCAGTTTTCACCGACAGGCGAGGGGGCAGCAACTTATCGGATTGTAGAAGTCTATAAAAATTGGAACAAATTTCCTGATGTACACACCTACTATTTTGCCATTACTGGTGATGGCAAAGGGCTCGTGTTTCATTCACCCACGACAAATGGGGGCAAAGTCTACGTCAAGCCGACAGAAAATAGGGAGATACAAGCCGGATTTGAAAGTATTCTAAATGGCGAAAAGGTAAGCCCGGCTCCTAGCAGTGTGACTTCTGTGGACCAGAAAAATTTGACCATTGACCAGTGTTCAAATTGGGCGAGGGCGCACAGGGCGAGATACTATGGAAATCCATATAGCAAAGATGATTTTATCGCTTCTATCACGACCCATACAGAGTCGCCAGATGGTTTTGTCTATATCGAGGTGCGGGAAAACCACAATAGCCCAACGATGCGAGCAGCTGGGGCAGACGCTAGCGTTAGCTCAGCTTTAGCGATTTATCGGATCAATCAGAATGGTCAGCTAGAGTTGCAAGATATCTCAAAAGGTAGCTTTCAAGTGGTTGCAGATCAGTATTTTGAATAG
- a CDS encoding DNA-dependent RNA polymerase subunit epsilon, giving the protein MIYKVFYQETKDRSPRRENTRSLYMEVEAANELDGRIKVRQLVEENTNYNIEFIELLSDKHLEYEKQSGNFELTEF; this is encoded by the coding sequence ATGATTTATAAAGTTTTTTACCAAGAAACAAAAGACCGCAGCCCACGCCGTGAGAACACGCGTTCGCTCTACATGGAAGTAGAAGCAGCAAACGAACTAGATGGTCGTATCAAAGTGCGCCAACTCGTGGAAGAAAATACCAACTACAATATTGAATTTATCGAGCTATTGTCTGACAAGCACCTAGAATACGAAAAGCAATCAGGCAACTTTGAATTGACGGAGTTTTAA
- the nusG gene encoding transcription termination/antitermination protein NusG: protein MDSFDKGWFVLQTYSGYENKVKENLLQRAQTYNMLENILRVEIPTQTVQVEKNGKTKEIEENRFPGYVLVEMVMTDEAWFVVRNTPNVTGFVGSHGNRSKPTPLLEEEIRNILISMGQTVHEFDMDVRVGDTVRIIDGAFTDYTGKITEIDNNKVKMVISMFGNDTIAEVNLSQIAEL from the coding sequence ATGGATAGTTTTGACAAAGGCTGGTTTGTACTGCAAACCTACTCAGGATATGAAAATAAGGTGAAGGAAAACCTTCTCCAACGAGCACAAACCTATAATATGCTTGAAAATATCTTGCGGGTGGAAATTCCAACGCAGACTGTTCAAGTGGAGAAAAATGGAAAAACCAAGGAAATCGAAGAAAATCGCTTCCCAGGTTATGTTTTGGTGGAGATGGTCATGACAGATGAGGCTTGGTTTGTGGTGCGTAATACGCCAAACGTTACAGGATTTGTCGGCTCACATGGGAACCGTTCAAAACCAACGCCACTTTTGGAAGAAGAAATTCGCAATATCTTGATTTCCATGGGACAAACGGTGCACGAATTTGATATGGATGTGCGCGTGGGAGATACAGTCCGCATTATCGACGGTGCCTTTACAGATTACACTGGTAAGATCACAGAAATTGATAACAACAAGGTGAAAATGGTCATCTCTATGTTTGGAAATGATACGATTGCAGAAGTGAACTTGAGCCAGATTGCGGAATTGTAA
- the rpoB gene encoding DNA-directed RNA polymerase subunit beta: MAGHEVQYGKHRTRRSFSRIKEVLDLPNLIEIQTDSFKDFLDHGLKEVFEDVLPISNFTDTMELEFVGYEIKEPKYSLEEARIHDASYSAPIFVTFRLINKETGEIKTQEVFFGDFPLMTEMGTFIINGGERIIVSQLVRSPGVYFNDKVDKNGKIGYGSTVIPNRGAWLELETDSKDIAYTRIDRTRKIPFTTLVRALGFSGDDEIFDIFGDSDLVRNTIEKDIHKNPMDSRTDEALKEIYERLRPGEPKTAESSRSLLIARFFDPRRYDLAGVGRYKINKKLNVKTRLLNQTIAEPLVDPETGEILVEAGTIMTRSVIDSIAEHLDGDLNKIVYIPNDSAVLTEPVTLQKFKVVAPTDPERVVTIIGNANPDDKVRVVTPADILAEMSYFLNLAEGLGRVDDIDHLGNRRIRAVGELLANQVRLGLSRMERNVRERMSVQDNEVLTPQQIINIRPVTAAIKEFFGSSQLSQFMDQHNPLSELSHKRRLSALGPGGLTRDRAGYEVRDVHYTHYGRMCPIETPEGPNIGLINNLSSYGHLNRYGFIQTPYRRVDRENGVVTNDIVWLTADEEDEYIVAQANSKLNEKGGFAESVVMGRHQGNNQEFPSSEVDFMDVSPKQVVAVATACIPFLENDDSNRALMGANMQRQAVPLIDPKAPYVGTGMEYQAAHDSGAAVIAQHDGKVTYADADKVEVRREDGSLDVYHIQKFRRSNSGTAYNQRTLVKLGDTVEKGDFIADGPSMENGEMALGQNPIVAYMTWEGYNFEDAVIMSERLVKEDVYTSVHLEEYESETRDTKLGPEEITREIPNVGEDALKNLDEMGIIRIGAEVKEGDILVGKVTPKGEKDLSAEERLLHAIFGDKSREVRDTSLRVPHGADGVVRDVKIFTRANGDELQSGVNMLVRVYIAQKRKIKVGDKMAGRHGNKGVVSRIVPVEDMPYLPDGTPVDIMLNPLGVPSRMNIGQVMELHLGMAARNLGIHIATPVFDGASSEDLWSTVKEAGMDSDAKTILYDGRTGEPFDNRVSVGVMYMIKLHHMVDDKLHARSVGPYSMVTQQPLGGKAQFGGQRFGEMEVWALEAYGASNVLQEILTYKSDDVNGRLKAYEAITKGKPIPKPGVPESFRVLVKELQSLGLDMRVLDEDDQEVELRDLDEGEDDDVIHVDDLEKAREKAAKEAKAAFDAEGKEEPVVETKED, encoded by the coding sequence TTGGCAGGACATGAAGTTCAGTACGGAAAACACCGTACGCGTCGTAGTTTTTCAAGAATTAAAGAGGTTCTTGATTTACCTAATTTGATTGAAATCCAAACGGATTCGTTCAAGGATTTTTTGGACCATGGCTTGAAGGAAGTCTTTGAGGATGTGCTTCCTATTTCAAACTTTACAGATACCATGGAATTGGAATTTGTAGGCTATGAAATCAAGGAGCCAAAATATAGCTTGGAAGAGGCTCGTATCCACGATGCCAGCTATTCTGCGCCTATTTTTGTCACTTTCCGTTTGATTAACAAGGAAACTGGTGAAATCAAGACTCAAGAAGTGTTCTTTGGGGACTTCCCTCTCATGACTGAAATGGGAACCTTCATCATCAATGGTGGAGAACGGATTATTGTTAGTCAGTTGGTGCGCTCTCCTGGTGTTTACTTTAATGATAAGGTTGATAAAAACGGAAAAATCGGCTATGGCTCAACTGTCATTCCAAACCGTGGGGCTTGGTTGGAGCTTGAGACCGACTCTAAAGACATCGCTTATACACGAATTGACCGTACGCGTAAGATTCCATTTACAACGCTAGTGCGTGCTCTTGGATTCTCTGGTGATGATGAGATTTTTGATATCTTTGGAGATAGTGATTTGGTTCGCAATACCATTGAAAAAGATATTCACAAAAATCCAATGGATTCTCGTACGGATGAAGCCTTGAAAGAAATCTATGAGCGTCTTCGTCCAGGTGAGCCAAAGACAGCAGAAAGCTCTCGTAGCCTTTTGATTGCTCGCTTCTTTGACCCACGTCGTTATGACTTGGCTGGCGTTGGTCGCTACAAGATTAACAAAAAATTAAATGTAAAAACACGTTTGTTGAACCAAACGATTGCAGAGCCATTGGTGGATCCTGAGACAGGTGAAATTCTTGTCGAAGCTGGAACAATCATGACTCGCAGCGTAATTGATAGCATTGCAGAGCACCTAGATGGTGATTTGAACAAAATCGTCTATATTCCAAACGATTCAGCCGTTTTGACAGAGCCTGTTACTCTTCAAAAATTCAAGGTTGTGGCTCCGACAGATCCAGAACGTGTCGTAACTATTATCGGAAATGCCAATCCAGATGACAAAGTTCGTGTAGTGACTCCGGCTGATATTTTGGCAGAAATGAGCTATTTCTTGAACTTGGCAGAAGGTCTTGGTCGTGTGGATGATATTGACCACCTTGGAAATCGTCGGATTCGTGCCGTCGGTGAATTGCTTGCCAACCAAGTACGTCTTGGTTTGTCTCGTATGGAACGTAATGTCCGCGAGCGCATGAGTGTGCAAGACAATGAAGTATTGACACCGCAACAAATCATCAATATCCGTCCTGTGACCGCTGCGATTAAAGAATTCTTTGGTTCATCTCAGTTGTCTCAGTTCATGGACCAACACAATCCATTGTCAGAGTTGTCGCATAAACGCCGTTTGTCAGCCTTGGGACCTGGTGGTTTGACGCGTGACCGTGCCGGCTATGAAGTCCGTGACGTGCACTATACGCACTATGGTCGTATGTGTCCGATTGAAACGCCTGAGGGACCAAACATCGGTTTGATTAATAACTTGTCTTCTTATGGACATTTGAACCGTTATGGATTCATCCAAACACCGTACCGTCGTGTTGATCGTGAAAACGGTGTTGTCACCAACGACATCGTGTGGTTGACCGCTGATGAAGAAGATGAGTACATCGTGGCTCAGGCAAATTCAAAATTGAATGAAAAAGGTGGCTTTGCAGAAAGCGTCGTGATGGGACGTCATCAAGGGAATAACCAAGAATTCCCATCTAGCGAAGTAGATTTCATGGATGTATCGCCTAAGCAGGTAGTTGCCGTTGCGACAGCATGTATTCCTTTCCTTGAAAACGACGACTCCAACCGTGCCCTCATGGGAGCCAACATGCAACGTCAGGCTGTGCCATTGATCGATCCAAAAGCTCCTTATGTGGGAACTGGTATGGAATATCAGGCAGCGCATGACTCAGGAGCCGCAGTCATTGCTCAGCATGATGGGAAAGTAACCTATGCAGATGCAGACAAGGTAGAAGTACGCCGTGAAGATGGATCACTTGATGTTTACCATATTCAAAAATTCCGCCGTTCAAACTCAGGTACAGCTTACAACCAACGTACCCTTGTGAAACTTGGAGATACCGTTGAAAAAGGTGACTTTATCGCGGATGGACCTTCTATGGAAAATGGGGAAATGGCGCTTGGACAAAACCCAATCGTTGCCTACATGACATGGGAAGGATACAACTTCGAGGATGCGGTTATCATGAGTGAGCGCCTTGTGAAAGAAGATGTCTATACGTCTGTTCACTTGGAAGAATATGAATCAGAAACGCGCGATACTAAGTTAGGCCCTGAAGAAATCACTCGCGAAATTCCAAACGTTGGTGAAGATGCCCTTAAAAACCTTGATGAAATGGGAATTATACGCATTGGTGCTGAGGTCAAAGAAGGGGATATCCTGGTTGGTAAAGTTACGCCAAAAGGAGAGAAAGATCTTTCAGCAGAAGAACGCCTTCTTCATGCCATCTTTGGAGATAAGTCTCGTGAAGTTCGTGATACATCGCTTCGTGTACCACACGGTGCCGATGGTGTCGTTCGTGATGTGAAAATCTTTACCCGTGCAAATGGGGATGAATTGCAATCTGGTGTGAACATGCTGGTTCGCGTTTACATCGCTCAAAAACGTAAGATCAAGGTCGGAGATAAGATGGCGGGACGCCACGGAAACAAAGGGGTTGTCTCTCGTATCGTACCAGTCGAAGATATGCCGTATCTTCCAGACGGAACACCGGTTGACATCATGTTGAACCCACTTGGGGTGCCATCACGTATGAATATCGGACAGGTTATGGAACTCCACCTTGGAATGGCTGCCCGCAACTTGGGTATCCACATTGCCACACCAGTCTTTGACGGAGCAAGCTCAGAAGATCTCTGGTCAACGGTTAAAGAAGCAGGTATGGATAGCGATGCGAAGACGATCCTCTACGACGGTCGTACCGGTGAGCCGTTTGACAACCGTGTCTCTGTTGGGGTCATGTACATGATCAAGCTCCACCACATGGTTGATGATAAACTTCACGCACGTTCTGTTGGACCATACTCTATGGTTACGCAACAGCCGCTTGGAGGTAAGGCACAATTTGGTGGACAACGTTTTGGTGAGATGGAGGTTTGGGCACTTGAAGCGTATGGTGCGTCAAACGTTCTTCAAGAAATCTTGACCTACAAGTCAGATGATGTCAATGGACGTTTGAAAGCCTATGAAGCCATCACTAAAGGTAAACCAATTCCAAAACCAGGTGTACCAGAATCATTCCGCGTATTGGTGAAAGAATTGCAATCACTCGGTCTTGACATGCGTGTCCTTGATGAAGATGATCAAGAAGTAGAACTTCGTGATTTGGATGAAGGGGAAGATGACGATGTCATCCACGTTGATGATCTTGAAAAAGCGCGTGAAAAAGCCGCTAAAGAAGCAAAAGCAGCCTTTGATGCTGAAGGAAAAGAAGAGCCAGTAGTCGAAACAAAAGAAGACTAG
- the rpoC gene encoding DNA-directed RNA polymerase subunit beta', which translates to MVDVNRFKSMQITLASPSKVRSWSYGEVKKPETINYRTLKPEREGLFDEVIFGPTKDWECACGKYKRIRYKGIVCDRCGVEVTRAKVRRERMGHIELKAPVSHIWYFKGIPSRMGLTLDMSPRALEEVIYFAAYVVIDPKDTPLEHKSIMTEREYREKLREYGPGSFVAKMGAEAIQDLLKQVDLEKEIIALKEELKVATGQKRIKAVRRLDVLDAFYKSGNKPEWMILNILPVIPPDLRPMVQLDGGRFAASDLNDLYRRVINRNNRLARLLELNAPGIIVQNEKRMLQEAVDALIDNGRRGRPITGPGSRPLKSLSHMLKGKQGRFRQNLLGKRVDFSGRSVIAVGPTLKMYQCGVPREMAIELFKPFVMREIVARDIVQNVKAAKRLVERGDERIWDILEEVIKEHPVLLNRAPTLHRLGIQAFEPVLIDGKALRLHPLVCEAYNADFDGDQMAIHVPLSEEAQAEARILMLAAEHILNPKDGKPVVTPSQDMVLGNYYLTMEEAGREGEGMVFKDADEAVMALKNGYVHLHTRVGIATDSLNKPWTEDQKHKILLTTVGKILFNAIMPEEFPYQQEPNNANLTEGVPSKYFLAPGQNVKEAIEALEINPPFKKKNFGNIIAEIFKRFRTTETSAFLDRLKDLGYHHSTLAGLTVGIADIPVVDDKAEIIEESHHRVEQITKQFRRGMITDDERYNAVTAEWRAAREKLEKRLIANQDPKNPIVMMMDSGARGNISNFSQLAGMRGLMAAPNGRIMELPILSNFREGLSVLEMFFSTHGARKGMTDTALKTADSGYLTRRLVDVAQDVIIREDDCGTDRGLLIRSITDGKEMIEPLEERLNGRYTKKTVKHPETGVVIIGPNQLITEDIAREIVNAGVEEVTIRSVFTCDTRHGVCRHCYGINLATGDAVEVGEAVGTIAAQSIGEPGTQLTMRTFHTGGVASNTDITQGLPRVQEIFEARNPKGEAVITEVKGEVTAIEEDASTRTKKVFVKGQTGEGEYVVPFTARMKVEVGDQVSRGQALTEGSIQPKHLLAVRDVLSVETYLLSEVQKVYRSQGVEIGDKHIEVMVRQMIRKVRIMDPGDTDLLMGTLMDITDFTDANRDVVISGGVPATARPVLMGITKASLETNSFLSAASFQETTRVLTDAAIRGKKDHLLGLKENVIIGKIIPAGTGMARYRNLEPQAVNEVEIIDPELDTDEIVEEVLAAEPVVEK; encoded by the coding sequence GTGGTTGATGTAAATCGTTTTAAAAGTATGCAAATCACCCTAGCCTCTCCAAGCAAGGTCCGTTCGTGGTCTTATGGAGAAGTGAAGAAACCTGAAACAATCAATTACCGCACACTAAAACCAGAACGGGAGGGTCTATTTGATGAAGTCATCTTTGGGCCGACCAAGGACTGGGAATGTGCCTGTGGAAAATACAAACGAATCCGTTACAAGGGAATTGTTTGTGACCGCTGTGGGGTTGAGGTAACACGTGCGAAAGTCCGCCGTGAGCGTATGGGGCATATTGAATTGAAAGCCCCAGTGTCTCACATCTGGTACTTTAAAGGGATTCCAAGCCGTATGGGCTTGACCCTTGATATGAGCCCTCGTGCCCTTGAAGAAGTTATTTACTTCGCTGCTTATGTAGTGATTGATCCAAAAGATACGCCGCTTGAGCACAAATCAATCATGACAGAGCGTGAGTACCGTGAAAAATTGCGGGAATACGGTCCTGGCTCATTTGTTGCCAAAATGGGAGCGGAAGCTATTCAAGACCTTCTCAAGCAAGTTGATTTGGAAAAAGAAATCATTGCTTTGAAGGAAGAATTGAAAGTTGCAACAGGACAAAAGCGGATCAAAGCTGTTCGTCGTTTGGACGTGTTGGATGCCTTCTATAAATCTGGAAACAAACCAGAATGGATGATTTTAAACATTTTGCCAGTTATTCCACCAGATTTGCGTCCGATGGTTCAGTTGGATGGTGGACGTTTCGCGGCTTCTGACTTGAATGACTTGTATCGTCGTGTGATTAACCGTAACAACCGTCTCGCACGTCTCTTGGAACTCAACGCCCCTGGAATCATCGTGCAAAATGAAAAACGGATGCTCCAAGAAGCGGTTGATGCTTTGATTGACAACGGTCGTCGTGGTCGTCCGATTACAGGACCAGGTAGTCGTCCGCTTAAATCCCTCAGTCACATGCTGAAAGGGAAACAAGGACGTTTCCGTCAAAACCTTCTTGGAAAACGGGTTGACTTCTCAGGACGTTCGGTTATCGCTGTTGGTCCAACTCTCAAAATGTACCAATGTGGTGTACCACGTGAAATGGCGATTGAGCTTTTCAAACCATTTGTGATGCGTGAAATCGTTGCTCGAGACATCGTGCAAAACGTAAAAGCAGCAAAACGCTTGGTAGAACGTGGCGATGAGCGTATTTGGGACATCTTAGAAGAAGTCATCAAAGAACACCCAGTGCTTTTGAACCGCGCACCGACCCTTCACAGACTTGGAATCCAAGCCTTTGAGCCTGTCTTGATTGATGGTAAAGCTTTGCGCTTGCACCCACTCGTGTGTGAGGCCTACAATGCCGACTTTGACGGAGACCAAATGGCGATTCACGTTCCACTTTCTGAAGAAGCACAAGCCGAAGCACGTATCCTTATGCTTGCGGCAGAGCACATCTTGAATCCGAAAGACGGAAAACCAGTCGTAACTCCATCTCAGGATATGGTTCTAGGGAACTACTACTTGACCATGGAAGAAGCTGGACGTGAAGGCGAAGGAATGGTCTTCAAGGATGCGGATGAAGCAGTCATGGCTTTGAAAAATGGCTATGTTCACTTGCATACTCGTGTGGGTATTGCGACAGATAGCTTGAACAAGCCTTGGACAGAAGACCAAAAACACAAGATTCTCTTGACAACGGTTGGTAAGATTCTCTTCAATGCGATCATGCCAGAGGAATTCCCTTATCAACAAGAGCCAAACAATGCGAACTTGACAGAAGGCGTGCCTAGCAAGTATTTCTTGGCACCAGGTCAAAATGTCAAAGAAGCGATTGAGGCCCTTGAGATCAATCCTCCATTTAAGAAGAAAAACTTTGGAAATATCATCGCAGAAATCTTCAAGCGTTTCCGTACGACAGAAACTTCTGCCTTCCTTGACCGCTTGAAAGACCTTGGTTACCACCATTCAACCCTTGCTGGTTTGACAGTGGGGATTGCCGATATTCCTGTGGTTGATGACAAGGCAGAAATCATCGAAGAGTCTCACCACCGTGTAGAGCAAATCACGAAGCAATTCCGCCGTGGTATGATTACGGATGATGAGCGTTACAATGCTGTAACGGCAGAATGGCGTGCAGCCCGTGAAAAATTGGAAAAACGCTTGATTGCCAACCAAGATCCGAAGAACCCAATCGTTATGATGATGGATTCTGGAGCCCGTGGTAATATCTCCAACTTCTCGCAGCTTGCGGGTATGCGTGGATTGATGGCCGCACCGAACGGTCGTATCATGGAGTTACCGATCTTATCTAACTTCCGTGAAGGTTTGTCCGTTCTTGAAATGTTCTTCTCAACACACGGTGCTCGTAAAGGGATGACCGATACGGCGCTTAAGACAGCCGACTCAGGTTATCTTACTCGTCGTCTTGTTGACGTTGCTCAAGACGTTATCATCCGTGAGGATGACTGTGGTACAGACCGTGGACTTCTCATCCGTTCGATCACAGATGGCAAGGAAATGATTGAGCCACTGGAAGAGCGTTTGAATGGTCGTTATACCAAGAAAACAGTTAAACATCCAGAGACAGGAGTTGTTATCATCGGACCAAATCAGTTGATTACCGAAGATATTGCTCGTGAGATTGTGAATGCTGGTGTTGAAGAAGTAACCATTCGCTCTGTCTTTACCTGTGATACTCGCCATGGGGTGTGCCGTCACTGTTACGGTATCAACTTGGCAACAGGGGATGCTGTTGAGGTCGGAGAAGCAGTCGGAACCATCGCTGCCCAATCTATCGGTGAGCCAGGTACTCAGTTGACCATGCGTACCTTCCACACGGGAGGGGTTGCCTCAAATACCGATATCACACAGGGTCTTCCTCGTGTCCAAGAAATCTTTGAAGCCCGCAATCCAAAAGGGGAAGCGGTCATTACAGAGGTCAAAGGGGAAGTTACTGCTATCGAAGAAGATGCTTCTACTCGTACTAAGAAAGTCTTTGTTAAAGGTCAAACTGGCGAAGGTGAGTATGTGGTGCCATTTACAGCCCGCATGAAAGTGGAAGTGGGAGACCAAGTCTCTCGTGGACAAGCCCTCACAGAAGGGTCAATCCAACCCAAACACTTGCTTGCTGTTCGTGATGTCTTGTCTGTTGAAACCTATCTCCTGTCTGAGGTTCAAAAAGTTTACCGTAGCCAAGGGGTAGAAATCGGAGACAAACACATCGAGGTAATGGTTCGCCAAATGATTCGCAAAGTTCGTATCATGGATCCAGGAGATACAGACCTTCTCATGGGAACACTCATGGATATTACAGACTTTACCGATGCCAACCGTGATGTAGTCATCTCAGGTGGTGTTCCTGCGACAGCTCGTCCAGTCCTTATGGGAATTACCAAAGCCTCACTTGAAACCAATAGTTTCTTGTCAGCGGCTTCCTTCCAAGAAACCACTCGTGTCCTCACAGATGCGGCGATCCGTGGTAAGAAAGACCATCTCCTTGGTCTCAAGGAAAATGTTATCATTGGTAAGATTATCCCAGCTGGTACAGGTATGGCACGCTACCGTAACTTGGAACCACAAGCGGTTAATGAAGTTGAAATCATTGATCCAGAATTAGACACAGATGAAATTGTAGAAGAAGTTCTTGCAGCTGAACCTGTTGTTGAAAAATAA
- a CDS encoding ribonuclease J, which yields MSYTLKPEEVGVFAIGGLGEIGKNTYGIEYQDEIIIVDAGIKFPEDDLLGIDYVIPDYSYIVENIDRVKGVLITHGHEDHIGGIPFLLKQANVPIYAGPLALALIRGKLEEHGLLRDAKLYEINQNTELTFKHLKATFFRTTHSIPEPLGIVIHTPQGKIVCTGDFKFDFTPVGEPADLHRMAALGEEGVLALLSDSTNAEVPTFTNSEKVVGQSIMKIIEGIKGRIIFASFASNIFRLQQATEAAVKTGRKIAVFGRSMEKAIANGIELGYIKAPKGTFIDSNDLKNYQADEILIMCTGSQGEPMAALSRIANGMHRHVQLQPGDTVIFSSSPIPGNTTSVNRLINIISEAGVDVIHGKINNIHTSGHGGQQEQKLMLRLIKPKYFMPVHGEYRMQKVHAGLAVDTGIPKENIFIMNNGDVLALTANSARIAGSFNAQDIYVDGNRIGEIGAAVLRDRKDLSEDGVVLAVATVDFKSKMILAGPDILSRGFIYMRESGDLIRQSQRLLFNAIRIALKNKDASIQSVNGAIVNALRPFLYENTEREPIIIPMILTPDED from the coding sequence ATGTCTTATACCTTAAAACCTGAAGAAGTAGGGGTATTTGCCATTGGCGGACTCGGTGAAATCGGAAAAAACACCTACGGAATTGAATACCAAGATGAGATTATCATCGTGGACGCTGGGATTAAATTCCCCGAAGATGACCTCTTGGGGATTGACTATGTCATCCCGGATTACTCCTATATCGTAGAAAATATCGACCGCGTCAAGGGTGTTCTCATCACTCACGGACATGAAGACCACATCGGAGGTATCCCATTTCTTCTTAAACAAGCTAATGTACCGATCTATGCTGGACCTTTGGCTCTTGCCCTCATTCGTGGCAAGTTAGAAGAGCACGGTTTGCTCCGTGATGCCAAACTCTACGAAATCAACCAAAACACAGAATTAACCTTTAAACACTTAAAAGCGACTTTCTTTCGGACAACGCACTCGATTCCAGAGCCTTTGGGGATTGTGATTCACACTCCGCAAGGAAAGATTGTTTGCACGGGCGATTTTAAATTCGACTTTACACCAGTGGGTGAGCCAGCCGATCTCCATCGTATGGCAGCCCTTGGTGAAGAAGGCGTTCTAGCTCTTTTATCGGACTCCACCAATGCCGAAGTTCCAACCTTTACCAACTCTGAAAAAGTGGTTGGACAATCTATCATGAAAATCATTGAAGGTATCAAAGGACGGATCATCTTTGCCTCCTTTGCCTCTAATATCTTCCGTCTGCAACAGGCAACAGAGGCAGCAGTCAAGACAGGACGTAAAATCGCTGTCTTTGGACGTTCCATGGAAAAAGCTATCGCAAACGGAATTGAGCTCGGCTATATCAAGGCACCAAAAGGAACTTTCATTGATTCCAATGATTTGAAAAATTACCAAGCAGATGAGATTCTCATCATGTGTACGGGAAGTCAGGGGGAGCCTATGGCAGCCCTTTCTCGGATTGCAAACGGCATGCACCGCCATGTGCAGTTGCAACCAGGAGACACCGTGATTTTCTCTTCTAGCCCAATCCCTGGAAATACGACAAGCGTCAACCGCTTGATTAACATTATTTCCGAAGCAGGTGTTGATGTCATTCACGGTAAGATTAACAATATCCACACCTCTGGGCACGGTGGGCAGCAAGAACAAAAACTCATGCTCCGCCTCATCAAGCCCAAATACTTTATGCCTGTCCATGGTGAATACCGTATGCAGAAAGTCCATGCTGGACTGGCTGTGGACACTGGTATTCCAAAAGAAAATATCTTCATCATGAACAACGGTGATGTCCTTGCTCTGACAGCAAACTCTGCCCGTATTGCAGGCTCGTTCAATGCCCAAGACATCTATGTTGACGGCAATCGAATCGGTGAAATCGGAGCAGCTGTCCTTCGTGACCGCAAAGACCTATCTGAGGACGGTGTTGTCTTAGCTGTTGCGACCGTTGATTTTAAATCGAAGATGATTTTAGCTGGACCAGACATCCTCAGCCGTGGATTTATCTACATGCGTGAGTCTGGTGACCTCATTCGCCAAAGCCAGCGGCTGCTCTTTAACGCTATCCGTATCGCGCTAAAGAATAAGGACGCTAGTATTCAATCGGTCAATGGTGCCATTGTCAATGCCCTCCGACCATTCCTATACGAAAATACAGAGCGAGAACCCATTATTATTCCTATGATTCTCACTCCTGACGAAGACTAA